One Paenibacillus thermoaerophilus genomic window carries:
- a CDS encoding FadR/GntR family transcriptional regulator yields the protein MTIKKIKYHRVYEDVIEQIENLILEGNLAPGDVLPTERELAQAFGISRGTLREAFRILEREGLIETRPGGGRFLSKNLNKAEDKSRIIENIERATIIELLEAREIFETGIVELAAKRATEPDILEIAAALEKWGKIDSDSDDPTSPDQAFHLSIAKATHNVVLVNLIDLHMDLLQKTMRKTVDIPGRKEEVYKEHFNIFQAIKEKNPAKAREAILYHLQQVKQNIQSSKVAPNGR from the coding sequence ATGACCATTAAGAAAATCAAGTACCATCGTGTATATGAAGATGTGATCGAGCAGATCGAGAACCTGATTCTCGAGGGCAATCTTGCTCCTGGAGACGTGCTGCCTACGGAAAGGGAATTGGCCCAAGCGTTCGGAATCAGCCGGGGGACACTGCGGGAAGCTTTTCGCATTCTGGAACGAGAGGGCTTGATTGAGACGCGTCCCGGGGGCGGCCGATTCCTGAGTAAAAACCTCAACAAGGCGGAAGACAAAAGCCGGATCATTGAGAATATTGAAAGGGCTACCATTATCGAATTGCTGGAGGCGAGAGAGATTTTCGAGACCGGCATCGTGGAGCTGGCGGCGAAGCGGGCGACCGAACCAGATATACTTGAAATTGCAGCCGCATTGGAGAAGTGGGGCAAGATCGACAGCGACTCCGACGACCCGACCAGTCCCGATCAGGCGTTCCATCTCTCGATAGCCAAGGCGACTCACAATGTTGTTCTGGTCAACTTGATCGATCTTCATATGGATCTTCTGCAAAAAACGATGAGAAAGACGGTCGATATTCCCGGCCGCAAAGAAGAGGTGTACAAAGAACACTTCAACATTTTTCAGGCCATTAAAGAAAAAAATCCGGCCAAAGCCAGAGAGGCCATTCTTTATCACCTCCAGCAGGTGAAGCAGAACATTCAGTCGAGCAAGGTCGCGCCAAATGGACGATAA
- a CDS encoding acyclic terpene utilization AtuA family protein, protein MTSTKEELKILAPCGMLGYGFPKSSFMKGMEYRPDAIVVDAGSTDAGPHKLGAGTAIVSKQACKKDLELIVTAGVEAGIPVIIGSAGGSGAKVHVEWTRSIIMEILQEHQIRNIKIAVIWADIPLEVVEAKLAEGKCEPLGLSVKPLTKERLYATSGIVAQMGHEPIIKALEAEADIIICGRAYDPSPFAAFAIYHGFDAALAYHLGKILECSALCAEPGTTKDSMLGILKKDSFIVKPLNDQRKCTAVSVAAHTFYEKDHPYILHGPGMVLNLENCVFTERGDDSVEVRGSRIEVTPVYKIKLEGAMKVAYRTFVVAGVRDPMLIARIEEVEELVKQQVAEYYSEVPPEDYSIHFINYGLNGVLGELEPHREPAHELGVVFEVIAKTQELANAVCSSVRSTFLHYGYEGRKSTAGNLAFPFAPSDVPFGPVYEFSVYHLMEVADGLEMFPIEYIEVRS, encoded by the coding sequence ATGACAAGCACAAAGGAAGAGCTTAAAATATTGGCGCCCTGCGGGATGCTGGGTTACGGTTTTCCGAAGTCGTCGTTTATGAAAGGAATGGAATATCGTCCCGACGCTATCGTCGTCGATGCCGGTTCCACCGATGCCGGACCGCACAAATTAGGCGCCGGCACGGCGATTGTCAGCAAGCAAGCGTGCAAGAAGGATTTGGAGTTGATCGTCACGGCGGGAGTCGAAGCGGGCATTCCGGTCATCATCGGTTCGGCCGGGGGAAGCGGAGCGAAGGTCCATGTGGAGTGGACGCGGTCGATTATTATGGAGATTTTGCAGGAACATCAGATCCGCAATATCAAGATCGCCGTCATCTGGGCGGACATTCCCCTCGAGGTTGTGGAAGCCAAGCTGGCCGAGGGAAAATGCGAGCCTTTAGGGCTGTCGGTGAAACCGCTAACAAAAGAGCGGCTCTACGCCACCAGCGGCATCGTTGCCCAGATGGGCCACGAACCGATCATAAAAGCGCTGGAAGCGGAGGCGGACATTATCATTTGCGGGCGGGCGTACGATCCGTCGCCGTTTGCGGCTTTTGCCATATACCACGGATTTGACGCGGCTCTCGCGTATCATCTTGGCAAAATATTGGAATGTTCCGCGCTTTGCGCCGAACCGGGGACGACGAAAGACAGTATGCTAGGCATCCTTAAGAAAGACTCCTTTATCGTGAAACCGCTTAACGATCAGCGCAAATGCACGGCCGTTTCCGTTGCGGCGCACACCTTCTACGAGAAAGACCATCCGTACATCCTGCATGGTCCGGGCATGGTATTGAATCTGGAAAACTGCGTATTTACTGAACGGGGCGATGACAGCGTAGAGGTGCGAGGCAGCCGAATCGAAGTCACTCCCGTGTACAAAATTAAACTGGAGGGCGCAATGAAAGTGGCTTATCGCACGTTTGTCGTGGCAGGGGTGCGGGACCCGATGCTCATTGCCCGCATCGAAGAGGTGGAGGAGCTCGTCAAGCAGCAGGTCGCCGAATATTACAGCGAAGTTCCGCCCGAAGATTACAGCATTCATTTCATCAATTACGGGCTGAACGGCGTATTGGGCGAACTGGAACCGCACCGTGAGCCGGCGCACGAGCTCGGGGTCGTATTCGAGGTCATCGCCAAGACGCAGGAGCTCGCCAATGCGGTCTGCAGCTCGGTAAGATCCACCTTCCTGCATTACGGATACGAAGGAAGAAAATCGACGGCCGGCAATTTGGCTTTTCCGTTTGCTCCGAGCGATGTGCCGTTCGGACCGGTATACGAATTTTCGGTATATCACCTGATGGAAGTTGCGGACGGATTAGAGATGTTCCCAATCGAATATATAGAGGTGCGGTCATGA
- a CDS encoding DUF4387 domain-containing protein, with protein sequence MKLYDAAAVLRSKNSGPFEVTVDVLFDKPEIYYKIKNSGVINEELISRLYHIAPKSITHIVFFDQALGFKVTFARSVSSGTFLDRDVYGAQQHAPLMDLEIDL encoded by the coding sequence ATGAAGCTATACGATGCAGCGGCAGTGCTGCGAAGCAAAAACAGCGGACCTTTTGAAGTTACGGTGGACGTGCTTTTCGACAAACCCGAGATCTATTACAAGATCAAGAACTCCGGGGTCATCAACGAAGAACTCATATCCAGACTGTACCATATCGCGCCGAAAAGCATTACGCATATCGTCTTCTTTGACCAGGCGCTTGGCTTCAAAGTCACGTTCGCCAGGTCGGTTTCGTCCGGCACGTTCCTGGACCGGGACGTATACGGCGCCCAGCAGCACGCTCCGCTGATGGATTTGGAAATCGACCTGTGA
- a CDS encoding ABC transporter permease — translation MNANSRLRRMWADKVLYVMLMPAAAFFAIFHVWPILGMRLAFYEYRILGDHVYVGFKYFKELFGTPIFSQVLANTLIISAMKMFLIFPLPILFALMLNEFVNGKFRKAVQIISYLPHFLSWVVIAGIWFEFLSKSNGIVNDVIRLFGFPAHDFLTDKAAIRWVLVASEAWRNIGWDSIIFLAAILGINKSLYEAAYVDGANRWQIVTRIILPHLYVPMVTVFILNVGFIMNAGLDQVLNFTNASVNSKVDIIDTYVYRVGLINGQYSFATAANLFKSVIGVILVLSTHFLSKKLTSKGAW, via the coding sequence TTGAACGCGAATTCCAGGCTTCGAAGAATGTGGGCCGATAAAGTGCTGTATGTCATGCTGATGCCGGCAGCCGCCTTTTTCGCCATCTTTCATGTTTGGCCGATTCTCGGGATGAGGCTGGCGTTTTACGAATACCGCATTCTCGGCGATCACGTCTATGTCGGATTCAAATATTTCAAGGAGTTGTTCGGCACGCCGATCTTCTCGCAGGTGCTTGCCAATACGCTTATCATCAGTGCGATGAAGATGTTCCTCATCTTCCCGCTGCCGATCCTGTTCGCCCTGATGCTCAACGAGTTCGTGAATGGGAAATTCCGCAAGGCGGTGCAAATTATCTCTTACTTGCCGCACTTCCTGTCGTGGGTCGTCATCGCGGGAATCTGGTTCGAGTTCTTGTCGAAGTCGAACGGGATCGTGAACGACGTCATCCGACTGTTCGGCTTCCCGGCTCACGACTTTCTGACGGATAAAGCCGCGATCAGGTGGGTGCTCGTGGCAAGCGAAGCGTGGCGCAATATCGGCTGGGACTCGATCATCTTCCTTGCGGCGATTCTGGGCATCAACAAAAGCCTGTACGAAGCCGCTTATGTGGACGGAGCGAATCGGTGGCAGATCGTTACGCGAATTATTTTGCCCCATCTGTACGTGCCGATGGTGACCGTCTTCATCTTGAATGTCGGTTTTATTATGAATGCCGGGCTCGACCAGGTGCTTAACTTCACCAATGCTTCGGTTAACAGCAAGGTCGATATCATCGATACGTACGTTTATCGCGTCGGTTTGATTAACGGTCAATATTCATTCGCCACGGCCGCTAATCTGTTCAAAAGTGTCATTGGGGTCATTCTCGTGCTGTCCACTCATTTCCTATCCAAAAAATTAACCTCTAAAGGCGCATGGTAA
- a CDS encoding carbohydrate ABC transporter permease, with protein sequence MAGRNFTVSKLMIGLILTFISLTMLVPILNLFAKAFSDPGKVHLLHGYDIWPKGFSIVNFQVVLGNPIIGRALFNSLFVTVVGTALSIFFTTITAYVLTRKNLVGKTPIMIVLIVIMIFEPGIVQEYMVVKDLNLLDNLWSMVLYRVINVYYLIIMMRFIEEIPDSLLEAAKMDGAGHLTIFARIVLPLSRIPLLTIGMFYAVMKWNEFFKSSIFLSSRDNTVLQVLLRQFVVEGDSATLVGAANLLQNNQIAQLDFGALKAATIVVAMVPILMLYPIILKYYTNGVMDGGIKE encoded by the coding sequence ATGGCAGGTCGGAATTTTACGGTATCCAAATTGATGATCGGGCTCATCCTTACGTTTATCTCGCTGACGATGCTCGTGCCGATCCTCAATTTGTTCGCCAAGGCGTTTTCGGATCCGGGCAAGGTGCATTTGCTGCATGGATACGACATATGGCCCAAAGGGTTCTCCATCGTCAACTTTCAAGTCGTGCTCGGCAATCCGATTATCGGCCGCGCGCTGTTCAATTCTTTATTCGTTACGGTCGTGGGCACAGCCTTGAGCATCTTCTTCACGACGATTACGGCATACGTGCTCACTAGGAAAAATCTGGTTGGAAAAACGCCGATCATGATCGTCCTGATCGTCATCATGATCTTCGAGCCCGGGATCGTGCAGGAATATATGGTCGTCAAGGACCTTAATCTGCTCGACAACCTATGGTCCATGGTCCTCTATCGTGTCATCAACGTGTATTACTTGATTATCATGATGCGGTTTATCGAGGAGATTCCCGACTCCTTGCTGGAAGCGGCGAAGATGGACGGGGCGGGGCATCTCACGATCTTTGCCCGGATCGTCCTCCCGCTCTCCCGAATACCGCTGCTTACGATCGGGATGTTCTACGCCGTCATGAAGTGGAACGAGTTTTTTAAATCCAGCATTTTCCTGTCCAGCCGGGACAATACTGTGCTGCAGGTGCTCCTCCGGCAGTTCGTCGTCGAAGGGGACAGCGCCACGTTAGTGGGGGCTGCCAATCTGTTGCAAAATAATCAGATCGCGCAGCTAGACTTCGGAGCTTTGAAAGCGGCAACAATTGTTGTTGCCATGGTACCGATTCTTATGCTCTATCCCATTATTCTGAAGTATTACACGAACGGAGTAATGGATGGCGGCATTAAAGAATAA
- a CDS encoding extracellular solute-binding protein, whose product MRKIGFPLVMAAMVATTACSTGDNKPSASTTPASADQTNQQPVTISIVAKDLPVDDPNSQKFIKGIEEGMKAEGKNVKLQIVPVQSGTYSEKLGLLLQSGNIPDLIYFQGGDYNFAITQQILEDLTPYIEKSTHVKASMTEFNKERLKNYPYLVWLAPISSKIPVVRQDLFNKAPSGKTLLSDPTIDNYYTFFKELKEKSGAKFAYTTAGDIDELDVVFGQAFGLTSTWIKGADGKYVYSKTTLAEKEKLEFYAKLYKEGLLDPEYLTKKFDTKEKAFYDGQAGVIAGTQGKVIDIYNTKSVGQNGPGANILPLPPAKGKAQGYTPVDVSKESRGFAIAKTSKNKEMAFAVLEFLASPKGQMLDKLGVEGEEYQIVNGKIKLTDKFAAWYPHFVENTVNFKPDKEFDPSTPYLSEPALKSLEMFSSMSTKDNAFIMPAELAAKWDAASAVYKEFAADMVTGKKSGADFDKFVQAWNAAGGKDITDYANKTLK is encoded by the coding sequence ATGAGAAAAATAGGGTTCCCATTGGTTATGGCCGCTATGGTTGCGACGACAGCCTGCAGCACCGGCGACAACAAGCCGTCTGCGAGCACGACGCCTGCGTCAGCGGACCAGACGAACCAGCAGCCGGTTACGATTAGCATCGTAGCCAAGGATTTGCCGGTTGACGATCCCAACTCTCAGAAGTTCATCAAAGGCATTGAAGAGGGCATGAAAGCGGAAGGCAAGAACGTCAAGCTGCAGATCGTTCCCGTGCAAAGCGGCACCTACTCCGAGAAGCTTGGCCTGCTGCTGCAAAGCGGCAATATTCCGGATCTCATTTACTTCCAGGGCGGGGATTATAACTTCGCCATCACGCAGCAAATATTGGAGGACCTGACTCCTTACATCGAAAAATCGACGCATGTCAAAGCTTCGATGACCGAATTCAACAAAGAAAGATTGAAGAACTATCCGTACCTCGTATGGCTGGCGCCGATCAGCAGCAAGATTCCGGTCGTTCGCCAAGATTTGTTCAACAAAGCTCCGTCCGGCAAAACGCTGCTGTCCGATCCGACGATCGACAACTACTACACGTTCTTTAAGGAATTAAAAGAGAAGAGCGGCGCGAAATTCGCATACACGACAGCCGGCGATATCGATGAGCTTGACGTCGTGTTCGGACAGGCGTTCGGCCTGACCTCGACCTGGATCAAGGGGGCCGACGGCAAATATGTGTACAGCAAAACGACGCTGGCCGAGAAAGAAAAGCTCGAGTTCTATGCGAAGCTGTATAAGGAAGGCTTGCTTGATCCGGAGTACCTGACCAAGAAGTTCGACACCAAGGAGAAGGCGTTCTACGACGGTCAAGCGGGCGTCATCGCCGGTACTCAAGGCAAAGTCATCGACATTTACAATACGAAATCGGTCGGCCAGAACGGACCGGGCGCGAACATATTGCCTCTGCCGCCGGCCAAGGGCAAAGCGCAAGGCTACACGCCGGTCGACGTCAGCAAGGAAAGCCGCGGCTTCGCGATTGCCAAAACATCGAAGAACAAGGAAATGGCTTTTGCCGTATTGGAGTTCCTGGCGAGCCCGAAAGGCCAAATGCTGGATAAACTGGGTGTGGAAGGCGAAGAGTATCAAATTGTGAACGGCAAAATCAAACTCACGGACAAATTCGCGGCCTGGTATCCGCACTTTGTGGAAAACACCGTAAACTTCAAGCCGGACAAAGAATTTGATCCGTCCACGCCTTATCTCTCGGAGCCGGCGCTCAAGTCGCTGGAGATGTTCTCTTCCATGTCCACCAAGGATAACGCCTTCATCATGCCTGCCGAGCTGGCGGCGAAGTGGGATGCCGCTTCCGCGGTCTACAAAGAATTCGCGGCGGATATGGTCACCGGCAAAAAATCCGGCGCCGACTTTGACAAGTTCGTACAAGCCTGGAACGCAGCCGGCGGTAAAGACATTACGGATTATGCGAACAAGACGCTGAAATAA
- a CDS encoding ADP-ribosylglycohydrolase family protein: MISFADRVKGAIFGTAYGDAMGAVVEKLTYREIKEKYGRVETVMTKWWKADLPEAARQGRRRGWGIVTDDTLMTLALMNVYVTERRHLDAYDLANEFVKEIAFRPKYIPELDQETVLMDRLFYPEKHIFNRHVLANCEPREGGYGNMVNCGAAMYMAPVGIVNACNPKGAYDEAILFASGHQVSYGLEAAGVMACCVAKAFEPGATVEDIVSTALQYAKDGTKGAIHDLCETAAALKDRKDDRDEVVRRFHAAISRYSPMGDDVNRRIDKVGLPSNHYTPSRLFSIEELPLALAYIVLHDGNFREAVKDGVSSGRDTDSIGVMIGAILGAMHGIAAIPAEEIAILEQVNRQNIEQHCRQFAETAAFIIQQDLDMHTKRMQQLHSMM, from the coding sequence ATGATTTCTTTTGCCGATCGGGTGAAAGGCGCCATATTCGGTACGGCTTACGGCGACGCCATGGGTGCTGTTGTCGAGAAGCTGACGTATCGGGAGATTAAGGAGAAATACGGCCGAGTCGAAACCGTGATGACGAAATGGTGGAAAGCGGACTTGCCCGAAGCCGCGAGACAGGGAAGAAGAAGAGGTTGGGGCATCGTCACCGACGATACGCTGATGACGCTCGCGCTGATGAATGTATACGTGACCGAACGGCGTCATCTGGATGCTTATGACCTTGCCAACGAATTTGTGAAAGAAATTGCGTTCCGGCCGAAGTATATTCCGGAGCTGGATCAAGAGACGGTACTGATGGACCGTTTGTTTTATCCGGAGAAGCATATTTTCAACCGTCACGTCCTGGCGAATTGCGAGCCGCGGGAAGGCGGCTACGGCAATATGGTCAATTGCGGCGCGGCGATGTACATGGCTCCTGTCGGCATCGTGAATGCTTGCAATCCGAAGGGAGCTTACGACGAGGCGATTCTGTTCGCATCCGGTCATCAAGTCAGCTACGGGCTGGAGGCGGCCGGGGTAATGGCATGCTGCGTAGCCAAGGCGTTTGAGCCGGGCGCAACGGTGGAGGATATCGTAAGTACGGCCCTGCAATATGCCAAGGACGGAACGAAGGGCGCGATTCATGACCTGTGCGAGACGGCGGCGGCGCTAAAAGACCGGAAAGATGACCGGGATGAGGTCGTTCGCCGGTTCCATGCGGCAATAAGCCGGTATTCGCCGATGGGCGACGACGTGAATCGGCGCATCGACAAAGTGGGCCTTCCGTCGAACCACTACACGCCAAGCCGGCTGTTCTCCATTGAGGAGCTGCCGCTGGCCCTCGCTTACATCGTGCTTCATGACGGAAATTTCCGGGAGGCCGTCAAAGACGGAGTGAGCTCCGGCCGCGATACGGATTCCATCGGCGTCATGATCGGCGCGATTCTGGGAGCCATGCACGGCATCGCGGCGATCCCGGCTGAGGAAATCGCCATACTGGAACAAGTCAACCGGCAAAACATCGAGCAGCATTGCCGGCAATTCGCCGAAACGGCGGCGTTTATCATCCAGCAAGACCTGGATATGCACACCAAGAGAATGCAGCAGCTTCATTCGATGATGTAA
- a CDS encoding ADP-ribosylglycohydrolase family protein encodes MIPSNYLEKVYAGYLGMNIGIRLGAPVEPTIWTYERIKNTYGEITNYVKEYKNFAADDDANGPYYFLRALYDDAKDRDITPNDVARAWLNYTREGIGMFWWGGYGVSTEHTAYINLKRGIPAPRSGSIEQNGKIIAEQIGGQIFIDTWGLVNPCNPKKAADFGEAAARVSHDGEGVLGARFFCAAIAKAFETSDVREIIEAGLGQIPADSLYARVARAVLEFHAQHPDDFRACRDMLERDWGYDKYRGVCHIIPNAGVCILAMIYGQGDFNRTVEIATMCGWDTDCNAGNVGTVLGVACGLEGIADKYRKPINDSIVMSGISGYLNILDIPTYAKELAILGYRLAGEACPQELLDSFKEGEIYFDFELPGSTHNIRVSDPFFCRTRHSTEKAFRGTGSLEVLFDRMTRGEQSKIYYKPFYTRDDFSDERYSPTFAPKAYSGQKVSMKIYLDQWGGNETMGIAPYVRLTKSKKELVQGYIKLMDQQWLDVEFEIPDTEGELIDEVGIVLEAYSTRKPKSLGRIFIDEFRIYGKANYSIDFRKQAMSFGCVTPFSHNHGAWSIEDGAMYLMTAEPSEAYTGNYFAKDYSVSLQLNPQSGYSHMVAVRAQGAMRGYHAGFDGENQVSLYINDFGFKKLASCSYEWRFNQNYVFQLTVQGNTITLYIDGNQVLRHQDDTFGYGMYGVSTLDAARAYFSNIRFVEL; translated from the coding sequence TTGATCCCTTCGAATTATTTGGAGAAAGTATACGCGGGCTACTTGGGCATGAACATCGGCATCCGGCTAGGCGCTCCGGTCGAGCCGACGATCTGGACCTACGAGCGAATCAAAAATACGTACGGGGAAATTACGAACTACGTCAAGGAATACAAAAATTTTGCGGCGGACGACGACGCGAACGGTCCGTACTATTTTCTCCGGGCGCTTTATGACGACGCCAAGGACCGCGATATCACGCCGAACGACGTCGCCCGCGCTTGGCTTAACTATACCCGCGAAGGCATCGGCATGTTCTGGTGGGGCGGCTACGGCGTCAGCACGGAGCATACGGCCTATATCAATTTGAAGAGAGGGATTCCGGCTCCGCGATCCGGGTCCATCGAACAGAACGGGAAAATTATCGCCGAACAAATCGGCGGGCAAATCTTTATCGACACGTGGGGCTTGGTGAATCCGTGCAACCCTAAGAAAGCCGCCGATTTCGGGGAGGCTGCGGCCCGCGTGTCCCATGACGGCGAAGGCGTGCTCGGCGCCAGATTTTTCTGCGCGGCGATCGCCAAGGCGTTCGAGACGAGCGACGTTCGCGAGATTATTGAAGCGGGGCTCGGTCAAATACCGGCCGATTCTTTATATGCGCGAGTAGCGAGAGCGGTGCTGGAATTTCACGCGCAGCACCCGGACGACTTCCGGGCGTGCCGCGACATGCTCGAAAGAGATTGGGGCTACGACAAGTATAGAGGCGTCTGCCACATTATTCCGAATGCGGGCGTCTGCATTCTGGCGATGATTTACGGTCAGGGCGATTTCAACCGGACGGTTGAAATTGCGACCATGTGCGGCTGGGATACCGATTGCAACGCAGGCAACGTCGGCACCGTACTCGGCGTGGCATGCGGATTGGAAGGGATTGCGGACAAATATCGCAAGCCGATCAATGATTCCATCGTCATGTCGGGCATATCGGGCTATTTGAACATCCTGGACATTCCGACGTACGCCAAGGAGCTTGCGATTCTGGGCTACCGGCTGGCGGGCGAAGCCTGCCCTCAGGAGTTGTTGGACAGCTTTAAGGAAGGCGAGATTTACTTCGATTTCGAGCTCCCGGGTTCCACGCATAATATTCGCGTCTCCGATCCGTTCTTCTGCCGGACCCGCCATTCCACGGAGAAAGCGTTCCGCGGAACCGGCTCGCTGGAGGTGTTGTTCGATCGGATGACCCGCGGCGAGCAATCGAAAATTTACTACAAGCCGTTCTATACGAGAGACGACTTCAGCGACGAGCGGTACTCGCCGACCTTCGCTCCTAAAGCGTACTCGGGACAGAAGGTGTCCATGAAGATCTATCTCGATCAGTGGGGCGGCAACGAAACGATGGGCATTGCGCCTTACGTCCGACTGACCAAGAGCAAGAAGGAACTGGTGCAAGGCTATATCAAGCTGATGGACCAACAATGGCTCGATGTGGAGTTCGAGATTCCCGACACCGAAGGCGAGCTGATCGATGAAGTCGGCATCGTGCTTGAGGCCTATTCGACGCGCAAGCCGAAAAGTCTGGGGCGCATCTTCATTGACGAATTCAGAATTTACGGCAAGGCCAACTATAGCATCGACTTCAGGAAGCAAGCGATGAGTTTCGGCTGCGTGACGCCGTTCTCCCACAATCACGGAGCCTGGAGCATCGAAGACGGGGCCATGTACCTGATGACCGCGGAACCGAGCGAAGCATATACGGGCAACTACTTCGCCAAAGATTATTCGGTTTCGCTGCAGCTCAACCCGCAAAGCGGCTATTCGCATATGGTGGCCGTCCGCGCCCAAGGTGCGATGCGCGGGTATCATGCGGGCTTTGACGGAGAGAACCAAGTATCCTTGTATATCAATGATTTCGGTTTTAAAAAGCTGGCAAGCTGCAGCTACGAGTGGCGGTTCAATCAAAACTATGTATTTCAGTTGACCGTACAAGGGAATACCATTACGCTGTATATTGACGGAAACCAAGTTTTGCGGCATCAGGACGACACGTTCGGTTACGGCATGTACGGCGTGAGCACGCTCGATGCCGCCCGGGCTTATTTCTCCAATATCCGTTTTGTCGAGCTTTGA
- the rbsK gene encoding ribokinase, translated as MSEIIVAGSINMDIVNHVDQFALPGQTIQGKLTEFFPGGKGANQAVAAAKSGASVRMIGAVGRDPFGEELISSLRQAGVSTDQVVKKEGASGMAFITVNAQGENEIILSQGANGKLTASDIPDLSAYSHVHAVLLQNEIPWPVTRHVILEARRHRIPVIFNPAPAMPVSDDDLALIDTLVLNETEAECIAGESAEPPEKAARFFIGRGVREVLLTLGERGCFYANRDGDEIAVSAYPVQAVDTTAAGDTFIGAFAAARAEGMPVREGLRFASAAAALSVIRRGAQASIPAKAEILRFMNEAGR; from the coding sequence ATGAGTGAAATTATCGTCGCAGGAAGCATCAATATGGACATCGTGAACCATGTCGATCAATTTGCGCTGCCCGGACAGACGATCCAGGGGAAGCTGACGGAATTTTTTCCCGGCGGCAAAGGCGCGAACCAAGCGGTAGCCGCGGCCAAATCCGGGGCGAGCGTCAGGATGATCGGCGCGGTCGGCCGTGACCCGTTCGGCGAGGAGCTGATCTCGTCCCTCAGACAGGCAGGAGTGTCCACGGATCAGGTGGTGAAGAAGGAAGGCGCCTCGGGGATGGCGTTTATCACCGTAAACGCACAAGGCGAAAATGAGATTATTTTATCGCAAGGCGCAAACGGCAAGCTTACCGCGAGCGACATACCCGACCTCTCGGCTTATTCGCATGTTCATGCGGTACTGCTGCAAAACGAAATCCCTTGGCCCGTCACTCGGCACGTCATTCTGGAGGCGAGGAGACACCGCATTCCCGTTATCTTTAATCCCGCGCCAGCGATGCCTGTGTCCGATGACGATCTGGCCCTCATCGACACCCTTGTGCTTAATGAGACGGAAGCGGAATGCATTGCGGGAGAATCGGCGGAGCCGCCGGAAAAAGCGGCGAGGTTCTTCATCGGCCGCGGCGTTCGGGAAGTGCTGCTCACCTTGGGCGAACGAGGGTGCTTCTATGCGAATCGCGATGGCGACGAAATAGCCGTGAGCGCTTATCCCGTCCAAGCCGTCGATACGACGGCCGCAGGCGATACGTTTATCGGCGCGTTTGCCGCCGCCCGTGCGGAAGGGATGCCGGTTCGGGAAGGTCTGCGCTTCGCATCCGCGGCTGCGGCATTGTCCGTGATCAGGCGGGGCGCGCAAGCTTCCATTCCCGCCAAGGCGGAAATCCTCCGGTTTATGAACGAAGCGGGCCGTTAA
- the ssuE gene encoding NADPH-dependent FMN reductase → MSTRNVKITIIAGSPNKVSRLNGLTQFVEENLRASGNVQVNWVRAVELPPEDLIYARFDSPDVREANGKVEEADAVVVASPVYKASYTGVLKTYLDLLPQKALEGKIVLPLFIGGTISHLLAIDYALKPVLAALGARHVLGGVFAVDGWVTKSDQGGYELTEELKARLEDSVAELIREIAWRVRRTEEPAGEAVK, encoded by the coding sequence ATGTCAACACGGAATGTGAAGATCACCATTATTGCAGGTAGTCCGAACAAGGTGTCCAGATTAAACGGACTAACCCAATTCGTCGAGGAGAATTTGCGGGCCTCGGGGAACGTTCAAGTGAACTGGGTTCGGGCAGTCGAGCTGCCTCCGGAAGATTTGATTTACGCCAGATTCGACAGCCCGGATGTGCGCGAAGCAAACGGCAAGGTGGAAGAAGCCGATGCGGTGGTCGTCGCCAGTCCGGTCTATAAGGCCTCATATACGGGAGTCTTGAAGACGTACCTCGATCTGCTGCCGCAGAAGGCGCTGGAGGGCAAGATCGTGCTTCCGTTGTTCATCGGCGGCACGATCTCCCATCTGCTCGCAATCGATTATGCGCTGAAGCCGGTTTTGGCCGCTTTAGGCGCCAGGCATGTGCTGGGCGGCGTATTCGCGGTTGACGGTTGGGTGACGAAATCCGATCAGGGCGGGTACGAATTGACGGAGGAATTGAAGGCTCGTCTGGAAGACTCGGTTGCCGAGCTGATTCGGGAGATCGCATGGCGAGTCCGGAGAACCGAGGAGCCGGCAGGGGAAGCGGTCAAATGA